In Mercenaria mercenaria strain notata chromosome 15, MADL_Memer_1, whole genome shotgun sequence, a single genomic region encodes these proteins:
- the LOC123554918 gene encoding endoplasmic reticulum mannosyl-oligosaccharide 1,2-alpha-mannosidase-like → MMSNQHRDGVSINLGFAQDSDYNSYRGQSWTRSWRRLSSLQRTVIVLLICMAALCFIYFHPTFQSNSKKSTRMIPVNMPPDNPADKLPQEVVKEMEIEKKKKLEDLKEKAQKQLDNIMDNVKTRDDADKVVDAPAEKNNDKLQEEKEQEKEEVEVMKPSLEYDFFDPNRKHNAQQKAIIEAFKECWSAYKKYAWGHDEFHPVSKRHSEWFGVGLTIVDNIDTTIIMGLEEEYEEARQFAANGLSFDKDKDVNLFEITIRVLGGLLSAYHLTGDVVFKTKAKDLGDRLLPCFNSPSRVPYSDVNLRTGNAHAPRWGPDSSTSEVTTIQIEFRDLSKVTGDAKYKEAVDEVYQHVHDEPKKDGLVPIFINAQSGKLRNSGTISVGARGDSYYEYLLKQWLQTGKTEMKYKDDYVQAVEGMKTHLVRKSEPSKLTYIGELLSGRNFSPKMDHLVCFMGGTLALGHLNGLPDDHLDLGKALTSTCYQMYARMPTHLSPEIVYFNQAQGAPEDLIVKPLDAHNLLRPETVESLFYLYRITKNEQYREWGWKIFQAFKKHARIEGLGYSSINNVKNAGNPSFRDKLESFFLAETLKYLYLLFSDDADLLPLDEYVFNTEGHPLPIYKSV, encoded by the exons TCATGGAGAAGATTATCAAGTTTACAGAGAACAGTGATTGTCCTTCTTATATGTATGGCAGCTCTATGTTTTATCTACTTCCATCCAACCTTCCAGTCCAACAGTAAGAAATCAACTAGAATGATCCCTGTAAACATGCCACCAGATAATCCAGCAGACAAACTACCACAGGAAGTTGTGAAAGAAATGGAAATTGAGAAAAAGAAGAAACTCGAAGATTtgaaagaaaaagcacagaaacaACTTGACAATATTATG GACAATGTGAAGACTAGGGATGATGCTGACAAGGTTGTTGATGCACctgcagaaaaaaataatgataaactacaGGAAGAAAAAGAACAA GAGAAGGAAGAAGTAGAAGTTATGAAGCCATCTTTAGAATACGACTTCTTTGATC CTAACAGAAAGCATAATGCTCAACAGAAGGCTATAATTGAAGCGTtcaaggaatgttggtcagcttATAAGAAGTATGCATGGGGGCATGATGAGTTCCACCCTGTGTCCAAGCGCCATTCCGAGTGGTTTGGTGTTGGACTCACAATTGTAGATAATATAGACACAACCATCATAATGGGTCTAGAAGAAG AATATGAAGAAGCGAGACAGTTTGCAGCAAAtggtttatcatttgataaagaCAAGGACGTAAACTTGTTTGAGATTACAATCCGTGTTCTTGGAGGGTTACTGAGTGCATATCACCTCACTGGAGACGTTGTCTTCAAGACAAAAGCT AAGGATTTAGGGGACAGACTGCTGCCATGTTTTAACTCTCCATCTCGTGTACCGTACTCGGATGTGAACCTACGTACAGGTAACGCCCATGCACCAAGATGGGGGCCAGATAGCAGTACATCTGAAGTCACTACCATACAGATAGAGTTCAGGGATCTCTCAAAAGTCACTGGAGATGCAAAATACAAG GAAGCGGTAGATGAGGTATATCAACATGTACATGATGAGCCAAAGAAAGATGGCCTTGTTCCTATCTTCATTAATGCACAAAGTGGCAAGTTACGTAACTCGGGAACCATCAGTGTTGGGGCTAGAGGAGATAGTTACTATGAATACCTACTCAAACAGTGGTTACAGACAGGCAAAACTGAAATGAA ataCAAGGATGATTATGTACAAGCTGTTGAGGGCATGAAAACACATCTAGTCAGAAAATCTGAGCCGTCTAAGTTGACATATATTGGTGAACTGTTGAGTGGGAGAAATTTTAGTCCAAAGATG GATCATCTAGTGTGTTTTATGGGTGGTACACTTGCCTTGGGACACTTGAATGGGCTACCAGATGATCATTTAGACCTTGGAAAGGCACTCACAAGTACATGTTACCAGATGTATGCCAGAATGCCCACACATCTAAGCCCTGAGATTGTATATTTCAATCAAGCACAAGGTGCTCCTGAAGATTTAATAGTGAAG CCTCTAGATGCTCACAACCTGCTGAGACCAGAAACAGTGGAAAGCTTGTTCTACTTGTACAGGATCACCAAAAATGAACAATATAGAGAGTGGGGATGGAAGATATTTCAAGCATTTAAGAAACATGCTAGAATTGAGGGATTAGGATACTCTTCTATAAACAACGTAAAAAATGCAGGAAACCCCAGTTTTAGAGACAAATTAGAAAGTTTCTTTCTTGCagaaacattgaaatatttatatttattatttagtgATGATGCAGATTTATTGCCCCTTGATGAGTATGTGTTTAATACAGAGGGACATCCTTTACCTATCTATAAATCTGTATAG